The following are encoded together in the Streptomyces flavofungini genome:
- the grpE gene encoding nucleotide exchange factor GrpE, which produces MTEETPGFGENAEQPDVPSGATPEEKAPQADGPSTEEGPAAPAGDASQIAGLTAQLDQVRTALTERTADLQRLQAEYQNYRRRVERDKVTVKEIAAANLLTELLPTLDDIGRAREHGELVGGFKSVAEALETVVAKMGLQQFGKEGEPFDPTIHEALMHSYAPDVTETTCVAILQPGYRIGERVVRPARVAVAEPQPGAQTVKPETAESGAAEGDDSASADVEGKADGAADTTDAKGKESGGPDEG; this is translated from the coding sequence ATGACGGAGGAGACCCCGGGCTTCGGCGAGAACGCCGAGCAGCCCGACGTCCCCTCCGGCGCCACCCCTGAAGAGAAGGCGCCGCAGGCCGACGGGCCCTCCACCGAGGAGGGCCCGGCGGCCCCGGCCGGGGACGCAAGCCAGATCGCGGGCCTGACCGCCCAGCTGGACCAGGTCCGCACCGCGCTCACCGAGCGCACCGCGGATCTCCAGCGGCTGCAGGCCGAGTATCAGAACTACCGCCGCCGGGTGGAGCGGGACAAGGTGACGGTCAAGGAGATCGCCGCGGCGAACCTCCTGACGGAACTGCTCCCCACGCTCGACGACATCGGCCGGGCGAGGGAACACGGCGAACTCGTCGGCGGCTTCAAGTCCGTCGCCGAGGCGCTGGAGACCGTCGTCGCCAAGATGGGTCTGCAGCAGTTCGGCAAGGAGGGCGAGCCCTTCGACCCGACGATCCACGAAGCGCTGATGCACAGCTACGCACCGGACGTCACGGAGACGACGTGCGTCGCGATCCTCCAGCCGGGGTATCGCATCGGCGAGCGCGTCGTGCGCCCCGCGCGCGTGGCGGTGGCCGAGCCGCAGCCCGGCGCGCAGACGGTGAAGCCGGAGACGGCGGAGTCCGGCGCGGCCGAGGGCGACGACAGCGCGTCCGCGGACGTGGAGGGCAAGGCCGACGGCGCCGCGGACACCACGGACGCCAAGGGCAAGGAGAGCGGTGGCCCGGACGAGGGCTGA
- the dnaJ gene encoding molecular chaperone DnaJ — MSTKDFIEKDYYKVLGVPKDATEAEIKKAYRKLARENHPDANKGNAKAEERFKEISEANDVLGDPKKRKEYDEARALFGNGGGFRPGPGGPGGGSFNFDLGDLFGGGAPGGGGTTGAGGFGGGLGDVFGGLFNRGGATAGTRTQPRRGQDIESEVTLSFTEAVDGATVPLRMSSQAPCKACSGTGDKNGTPRVCPTCVGTGQVSRGGGGGFSLTDPCVDCKGRGLIAQDPCEVCHGSGRAKSSRTMQVRIPPGVSDGQRIRLRGKGAPGERGGPAGDLYVVVHVDAHPVFGRKGDNLTVTVPVTYAEAALGGEVKVPTLGGPPVTLKLPPGTPNGRTMRARGKGAVRKDGTRGDLLVTVEVAVPTQLTPAAQEALEAYRKATADTDPRAELFKAAKGA; from the coding sequence ATGAGCACCAAGGACTTCATCGAGAAGGACTACTACAAGGTCCTCGGCGTCCCCAAGGACGCCACCGAAGCCGAGATCAAGAAGGCGTACCGGAAGCTGGCTCGCGAGAACCACCCGGACGCCAACAAGGGCAACGCCAAGGCCGAGGAGCGCTTCAAGGAGATCTCCGAGGCGAACGACGTCCTCGGCGACCCCAAGAAGCGCAAGGAGTACGACGAGGCCCGCGCGCTCTTCGGCAACGGCGGAGGATTCAGGCCGGGCCCCGGAGGCCCCGGCGGCGGATCGTTCAACTTCGACCTGGGCGACCTCTTCGGAGGCGGCGCCCCTGGTGGGGGCGGGACGACGGGCGCCGGCGGATTCGGGGGCGGCCTCGGTGACGTCTTCGGGGGCTTGTTCAACCGCGGCGGCGCGACCGCGGGCACGCGGACCCAGCCGCGCCGCGGCCAGGACATCGAGTCCGAGGTCACGCTGAGCTTCACGGAGGCGGTGGACGGCGCGACGGTTCCGCTGCGCATGTCCTCCCAGGCCCCGTGCAAGGCCTGCTCGGGCACGGGCGACAAGAACGGCACCCCGCGCGTCTGCCCGACGTGCGTGGGCACGGGACAGGTCTCGCGCGGCGGCGGTGGCGGCTTCTCGCTGACCGACCCGTGCGTGGACTGCAAGGGCCGCGGCCTGATCGCGCAGGACCCCTGCGAGGTCTGCCACGGCAGCGGCCGCGCCAAGTCCTCGCGGACCATGCAGGTCCGCATCCCGCCGGGCGTCAGCGACGGCCAGCGCATCCGCCTGCGCGGCAAGGGCGCCCCGGGCGAGCGCGGCGGCCCCGCCGGTGATCTGTACGTGGTCGTCCACGTGGACGCCCACCCGGTCTTCGGCCGCAAGGGCGACAACCTGACGGTGACCGTGCCGGTGACGTACGCGGAAGCGGCGCTCGGCGGCGAGGTCAAGGTGCCGACGCTCGGCGGCCCGCCCGTCACCCTGAAGCTGCCCCCCGGCACGCCCAACGGCCGCACCATGCGCGCCCGCGGCAAGGGCGCGGTCCGCAAGGACGGCACCCGAGGGGACCTCCTGGTGACCGTCGAGGTCGCCGTGCCGACCCAGCTGACGCCCGCGGCGCAGGAAGCGCTGGAGGCGTACCGGAAGGCGACTGCGGACACCGATCCGCGGGCAGAACTGTTCAAGGCCGCGAAGGGAGCGTGA